The DNA segment CTAGAGATTTTGCATTAAAACATAACTTGAAAAACTATTTTGATGAAAAAGATATGGGTATAGAACATGCACTTTTACCTGAAAAAGGTTTAGTTTTACCAGGAGATGTTATTATTGGGGCAGATTCACATACCTGTACACATGGAGCTCTAGGAGCATTTTCTACAGGAATGGGAAGTACAGATATCTCTTTTGGAATGATTACTGGTGGAAACTGGTTTAAAGTTCCAGAATCAATTAAAGTTGTCTTTAAAGGAAAACCAGCACCATTTGTAACAGGAAAAGATTTAATTTTAGAAATTATTAGAATCCTAGGTGTTGATGGAGCATTATATAAAGCTTTAGAGTTTACAGGTGATACTATTCAATACCTATCAATGGATGATAGATTCTCTTTATGTAATATGGCTATTGAAGCTGGAGCAAAAAATGGTATTGTTGCATACGATGAAACTACAAAAGAGTTCTTAGATAAAGTATCTGCTACAAATGGTGGATTAAGAGCTGAACCTAAAATTCATTATAGTGATGAAGATGCAAACTACTGTCAAATTATTGAAATAGATGTTGCAAAACTTGAACCAGTAATTGCATATCCATTTTTACCATCAAATGGACACTCTGTTTCACAAGCAGTAAGTGATAATATTAAAGTTGACCAAGTATTTATTGGAAGCTGTACAAATGGTAGATTAAGTGATTTTAAAATGGCAGCTGAGATTTTAAAAGATAAAAAAGTGGCACGACATGTAAGACTAATCTTAACTCCTGGAACACAAAAAATCCTAAGAGAAGCAACAAAGCTTGGATATATTGATACTTTAGTTGATGCAGGTGCTGTTGTATCAAATCCAACTTGTGGAGCATGTTTAGGTGGATATATGGGGATTTTAGGAGATAATGAAGTTTGTATCTCTACAACTAATAGAAATTTTGTAGGAAGAATGGGATCAAGAAGCTCTAAAATTTACCTTGCAAATAGTGCAGTTGCAGCAGCAAGTGCAATCTCAGGATATATTACAGATCCAAAAAGTCTTTAAGATGGAAACTCCATATTTTGAAATACCTTGTGTAATTCTATGTGGAGGTAAAAGCTCACGAATGGGAGAAGACAAAGCTCTTCTTCCTTTTTCAAACTATCCAACACTTTCACAATTTCAATATGAAAGATTAAAACCATTTTTTAAAGAGATATATCTTTCATCAAAAACTGATAAATTTAATTTTGAAAAAAATTTAATTTTAGATAAAGAAAATATACATTCACCTATGGTTGCCCTTAAAAATATTTTTGAAACTCTTAAAAATGAAGATAAGATATTTATAATTACAGTTGATACTCCTTTTGTTAAAATAGAAACAATAGAAAAAATAATTAATAATTCACAAGAATATAGTATAACTGTGGCGAAAACAGAAAAAACTCATAATTTGTGTGGTCTTTTTCATAAATCTTGCTTATCATTTATAAATAAGATGCTTGAAGAGGATATTCATAAGGTAGGTTTCCTTTTGAAAAATTCTGCAACAAAAGAGCTTCAATTCGAGGATGAAGACGAGTTTTTAAATATGAATAATAAAGACGAGTATTTAAAAGCAAAATCAATTATAAGCTGAAGTAATAATTATAATTAATCAATTCAGCAACTATTAAGTTTTCTATTATCTTATTTTCGATAATCTATCAAAAACAATTTCAAAGGACGCTATATGGCAAATAATGATGAGCTTAAAAAAGCTTTAGAATTATTAGATTCAGAGTTAAAAAAGAAAGGAATTTCAAGAAGAGATGCCTTTAAACTAGCTGGACTTGGTTCAGCATCATTTTTAATGGGTAATACAACTGAAGCTGAAGCTGCAACAGTGGCAAAAGCAAGTGAAGCAAAAGGAAAAATTGTAATCGTTGGTGGAGGTTTGGCAGGTATTGCAACAGCAGCTAAATTAACACATGATTTATCTAATCCTGATATTACAATTATTGAACCAAATCCTGTTTCAGTATCATACCAACCAGGACAAACTTTAGTTGCTGGTGGAGTTTGGGAAAAATCTGATATTGTTTATAATACAAAAGATTTTGTACCAAGTGGTGTAAAAATGATAAAAGATAAAGTTGTAGAGTTTAATCCTGAAGCTAATAAAGTATTAACTCAAGGGGGAGAGACTATTTCTTATGATTATTTAATTGTTGCAACAGGTCTAGTTTTAGATTATGGTGAAATTAAAGGACTAGAAGGGGTAGGTCATTCATCAGAAGCAAATGAAGAGGTATCTAAAAAAGTAGGTAAAAATGGTTTACATTCAATCTACTATGCTGATGGAGCAGTAAACACTTGGAAGGGTATCCAAGAGCTGATTTCAGAAGCAAAAACAGGGAAAAAATTAAAAGCACTATATACACACCCAAATACTCCAATCAAATGTGGTG comes from the Halarcobacter ebronensis genome and includes:
- the leuC gene encoding 3-isopropylmalate dehydratase large subunit — its product is MGQTITEKIFSEHVGKEVYAGEIVRSPIDMVIGNDITTPISIKAFEDGGFEKLANPDGFAIVLDHFIPAKDIASANQAKISRDFALKHNLKNYFDEKDMGIEHALLPEKGLVLPGDVIIGADSHTCTHGALGAFSTGMGSTDISFGMITGGNWFKVPESIKVVFKGKPAPFVTGKDLILEIIRILGVDGALYKALEFTGDTIQYLSMDDRFSLCNMAIEAGAKNGIVAYDETTKEFLDKVSATNGGLRAEPKIHYSDEDANYCQIIEIDVAKLEPVIAYPFLPSNGHSVSQAVSDNIKVDQVFIGSCTNGRLSDFKMAAEILKDKKVARHVRLILTPGTQKILREATKLGYIDTLVDAGAVVSNPTCGACLGGYMGILGDNEVCISTTNRNFVGRMGSRSSKIYLANSAVAAASAISGYITDPKSL
- the mobA gene encoding molybdenum cofactor guanylyltransferase MobA, giving the protein METPYFEIPCVILCGGKSSRMGEDKALLPFSNYPTLSQFQYERLKPFFKEIYLSSKTDKFNFEKNLILDKENIHSPMVALKNIFETLKNEDKIFIITVDTPFVKIETIEKIINNSQEYSITVAKTEKTHNLCGLFHKSCLSFINKMLEEDIHKVGFLLKNSATKELQFEDEDEFLNMNNKDEYLKAKSIIS